TAATTATACACTCGACGCATTGACTAGTCTGTCGAACAGCCTGTGGAACTTATATGATTCGGTTTCTCTTTACTGCGCCGGCATCGGCGTTGTATTAGCAGCGGTCTTGTTCATTCTGGCGTCGAAAAAACTTATACGTGGAATCCCGAATTCAATCCCCGAATCAAATGCTTACAGATATTATTTAATGGATGCGGTATCCGCTCTTTTCGGCAAGTTTTTGCATTCCAAAAAGGACACGTCCAAGTCGGCGGCTTTGATAAAAAAAGATAAAAAGCAAATAACCAGTATGTATAACTACCTTTATAATAAATACCTCTACATCTATCTGCTTGATAGACCGGCATTGCTTTTATTAATTACGTTTCTTTTACTGAGAAAATTCCCTTCGGACACGGCATTTTATCTTTTGTTCCCCGTTTCTGCATTTGTAATGTTTCTCGACGCCGGCTCCGTAATCAACAAAAAGCTTGTCTTTATTTTCTCCTTTTGCTGTGACTATAACACGCTGCTGCTGTTAAATTCATCCGGCATCGATATATCACTGTTGCTAAAATCAAAATTATTTCTGTATTACCAGTCAAAATCATTGTCAGTGATTTTGTATACGCTCATGCTGTCGCTGTTTTCATTTTTATTGGGCGCACCGCCGGCAGCAACCGCTCTTCTTGTAATAAATGGAGTGCTGTGGTTTATTATTTCCCCATATATGCTGATAACCAATAATCTGATCTTTACAAGATCAAATTATAAGGATTATGAGAAATATCTTGATGAGTACAATATCATCGAGGAAGGCGTTTCTGACTTTATGCCAATTTCCGTGCTTACAAACATTATGGGCATTGCGATTTTCGCGTGTGCGGTGGTAGTATATGCTTTCCACCTGTCAACAGTGATTACGATTTTAGGCACACTCACCGTAATGACCGTTCTGTTTGCCTCGACGCTGGTGTGTTCTAAAATAATGAAGAAGATACGCATTAATATTGTTGCGTCAATAACTAAAGGTGAGTATGGTGCAGACTTTAAGAAAATCTTTGCAAGTGATTAAAACTTCAATTATTCGCGGACGGATAGCGATAATCCTTTTAACTGTTCTTTTCATCGGCTTGATTGTCTTCTGCACTCTTTTCCCAATACCCGATGCAGACAAAGAAATCATTGTCAACCCTGGCGTAGTAAAATTTTCTAAGGTTTTCTTACATAATATACTGGTTTTCCTTTTTCAAGAGTTTATGGGTATTTCTACATTTGGTCTTTACGGTATTTTCGCCATCTATATCAACGCTCTGTCCTTAGGTACTACCTTTAGTGTTTTATATAGTACAAATAAATTGTATCTCGTTTATAAAATGGTTATTCATGGTACGATTGAGTCCTGTGCAATAATATTAAACTCGTTTTTTTCCTTCTATTTTTGGGTAAAGGTATTTAAAAACGTCAAACTCGTTTTTTTAAAAAAGCAAAAACTTTCAACCGCGCTCATAGATATGTGCTTTTTTACAGCTTCCTTTACGGTATTATTTCTTATAATGTATTTAGTCGCAGGGGTGTTTGAAAAATTAGTATCATATTTCTAAAGGCGCAAATTGTTGCTCGGGAGTGGTAATAATAGACAGCATATTAACCGTCAAAAACCTGACGTTTGGTTACGACGAGAAAGTTGTAATTAAGGACTT
This DNA window, taken from [Clostridium] cellulosi, encodes the following:
- a CDS encoding putative membrane protein (Hypothetical protein), translating into MVQTLRKSLQVIKTSIIRGRIAIILLTVLFIGLIVFCTLFPIPDADKEIIVNPGVVKFSKVFLHNILVFLFQEFMGISTFGLYGIFAIYINALSLGTTFSVLYSTNKLYLVYKMVIHGTIESCAIILNSFFSFYFWVKVFKNVKLVFLKKQKLSTALIDMCFFTASFTVLFLIMYLVAGVFEKLVSYF
- a CDS encoding putative membrane protein (Hypothetical protein), yielding MVFFNKRLLVYLKLFISINKNMFFDRFSFLRSWFSSKAQTVVYVTYYIITNYLFKYLFIFLLPVFGISKSISALIVFLSFLFLFVKTDSTNWKLYFRSDICLAEPEQFSRFRWIFTANLIFDLLIQDNIILDIIALGILLKLSILKMAVLLVFIAALYSLVLLTYFILYISGITIKKIYSVFSYLFSMAVTTAVIYYLIAFIINIIKFVASRSRKANVFNYTLDALTSLSNSLWNLYDSVSLYCAGIGVVLAAVLFILASKKLIRGIPNSIPESNAYRYYLMDAVSALFGKFLHSKKDTSKSAALIKKDKKQITSMYNYLYNKYLYIYLLDRPALLLLITFLLLRKFPSDTAFYLLFPVSAFVMFLDAGSVINKKLVFIFSFCCDYNTLLLLNSSGIDISLLLKSKLFLYYQSKSLSVILYTLMLSLFSFLLGAPPAATALLVINGVLWFIISPYMLITNNLIFTRSNYKDYEKYLDEYNIIEEGVSDFMPISVLTNIMGIAIFACAVVVYAFHLSTVITILGTLTVMTVLFASTLVCSKIMKKIRINIVASITKGEYGADFKKIFASD